Genomic segment of Triticum aestivum cultivar Chinese Spring chromosome 6A, IWGSC CS RefSeq v2.1, whole genome shotgun sequence:
TCCAGATAAGTATATGCATCTCAAGAGCAAAGGCATAAATCCACTAAAAATAACCATGTAGAAATAAATGTTGTAAAGCACATGAAAACAACAAATTCTCATGTTCATAAACAACCCCGCTGGTTATGCTCTACTAGCTAGGGGATTGCTGAAATAGACCACCAGGCAATTCACAAACTCTCCCTGAAACAAGCTACAGATACGAGATCATATCAGGAATGCATGCTTCAGCAGAGCCTACTGCATTGCACAACTGTGTGTCTGCGAGGCGGGTGGTGAATGCAGGAGCCAGTCTTTGGCGCAAACAAGTGCCTCCACAATTTCAGGACGAAGCGAGCTTCTATAGTCATCGAGCATGCGGCTTCCTGTTACTGCAGAAAATATAGAACTAACCGTGCTCACTGTGGACACCGGAATGGCCAAGACATCACGCGCCATCTTCGAGAGCGTTGGAAACCTGAGCGTGTTAAGCTTCCACCAGTTGAGAATGTCAAACTCTTGGGTACTACGTGGCGTCAGGGATTCTTCCAGGTACTGCTCTAGTTCAGATTTTGAGGGCTGGGTTGTAGCAATCTCGGAAAGATACATGTCGAAGTCCACAAGACCATCACCGGTGGAAGCTGGAGTTGTTTGAGTATTATTCCCGCTGGCAGATTGTTCAACATAGACCGGTGGCTGTGCTACATACTCCTTATAAAGCTCATGCACTGAATCATTCACCGCCTTAACATACTTCGCTGCCTCGACGCCATAAATCTTCGAGTAACTGAACTCGACAAGCTTCATCTTAAAACGCGGATCCATCACAACAGCGACGGCTAACACGAGGTTGCAATCTTTCCAGTACTTGTCGAAACTCTCGTGCACATCTCTAGCAATGCTGCCGACAACTGGATCTTCATGTGCCGCGGCATTTGCCAGCTCTAGCTGAAGTTTCCAGGCTTCATGGAAAAAGATGTCTGAAGTTGGGTTTGCTACTGCCATGACGCTATGAGCCGAGTCATAGAGCAGCTTCAAACAATTGCTGGCAGCCTCAACCTTTTTCCAGTCCTCGGCTGAAGGCGCTTCGTTATAGTTATCATCACATGTTTCTAGTATAGTGAAAGCCTGCCTATAATCCAAGGCAGCCAAGAGCATCAGATAGGTGGTGTCCCACTGGGTTGTAACATCCAGACAAAGGGTCTTGGTACCAGGGATCTCCAGCTGCAGAGCAATCTCAGCAAACTTTTCGTCGTGACTATCAGAGGCTTTTATGAACTTTATGCTTTCACGGATACCAGAGATGACACCATGGACTGAAGCAATCACATCCTGTGCAGCTGCATTCAGGATATGTGCATAGCACCTTACAACAAATAGCTGGCCCTTAAGCATGACGCCGTTCGTATTGGAAAGATGATCTCTCAGGTTTGCACTGTAGATATCATGAGATGGGCAATCATTATCCAATGTGATGGCGAATAGCTTCTCTCTCATGCCCCAGTCAAAAAGGCTTCTGCTGATAGCTTCAGCAAGTGCATCCTGCGAATGAGGAGAAGCAACCATCGTGAAATTAAGCACTCTTCGATGCACTCTCCACTCCATGTCAATAAACTGCCCCGCAATTGACACATAGCCAAGAGTCTGACTAGTTATCCATAATCCTACGGTGAGGCTCATCCTTCCAGGCATAGTGCTTAATGCTTGCAGTAGGTTGTGTTTTTCTTTCAGATACACAGCATACACTTCTCCCTCCATTGCATCAACGTCTGACAACTTGAAACACGGTTGCAGACTACCAATAAGAGCGCTGAAGGCTGGCTGTTGAACAATATGAAGTGGGTAGTCATGCAAAATGATGAGCTTTGCCAGATACAAGCTGCTACGTTCTTGATCAAATGTAGCGTTTGCAGAGCCATTTCGCCTGTAACGCCTCTTAGAAGGGCGTTCTATGGTACCCTCACCATCATTGTCAGCCACTTCTGCTAAAGGCAATGCCAGTTCCCTCTCTTGGTTTTTGATAACAGGACATGAACCCTGTATAATGTGCCTTTTGAGATGACTAGTACCTGCAATTTTTGCGCCAGAACTATATGCAAAGGTTCCCTTGCATAGGTTGCAGCATGCAATTCGGCATCTCTTATCCCCAGGCACATGTTGAATGGTGAAGTGCTCCCAGACTGGTGACTTCTTTTTCCGGCGTCTTGATGAGGTTGGTGGGCTCACATCAGCACTGACCAATGGATTACCATGGGCCATCTCATCACCATTGACCATGTTGTTAACTTGAGCCATCTCATTACTATGGATCATGTCATTAACTTGAACCATCTCATTACCGTGGATCATCATCTCATTACTGTGGATCATCTCACTACCGTGGACCATCTCATTACCATTGATCACCATCTCGTCACCATGGACTATCTCGCTCTCTTGAACCATATTGTCACCATGGAGCATCACACTGCAATGAACCATTTCACTGCTACTGATCATCTTGTTCCTGACAATCATCTCCTCATCATGCACCATTGCAGTGTCATTGCTCTTTGGTTCACCCATGCTGAGAAAGACTATCTGATCGAACCCAAAAGCCTGACAATTTGGAATGATTGATCAGATAAAATAATGTCAGATCTAATGTAGTCAAATTAGATCACTTGGATCATATCATAAATAAGGCTAAAATAACTCAATTTAGATTCAAAACATCACAGACAGACTAAGGGATCTTACATAACTTCTGTCAGACAGTTTCCAGTGCAACAAAAATTACTCTGCTTCAAACTGAATGTCTGAGATTTCAAGCAGAAccaaaataaaaaactaaaacaagtttgaatatgaTGATAACATTTTCAGTCATCACTATTTCTCCTAGCAAGGCTGTCATTTTCTAGAAAAGAACTGTGACCACCAGTATAATGCATATAGAGACAACACAAGTGTGAATATATCATTGAAAATCAAATGGAAAAGGAGGATCTATTAAGAGCCAGGAAAAACACTGGAAGCGGATCAATAAATTTTCTAAAGGAAACAAGATTTAAGGTATAACTGGAGTAAGTAGACCACAACTCAAATGATAAACTTCCAGATTTGTACAAGACGGAGTTCATTGGTGTTAATTTATGAATTATGATCAATCAAACACTAGATAAAGGTGATACGCAGAATTTATATGTCTATAAGTGTGTACAATGAAAGTAACCAATATAATCAATCTAAAATATGTTTGGCCCTGATCGTTAAGAACTACATTTATTTATTTAGGCTCATAATAAGTTGGCATCTTTATTCCCTATTTAACTGACAGAGAAGTTTGTTAGCCACAACTCAGTTCTTGAATACCAGTACAGCAGCTCAGTTTTCCTGGTTCCATATGAATGTGAACATCTACTTGAGTTGACTGGTAAGAAGGGATTAGTTGGTGAAACGTAAAACTTCAAATTCATGCGTATGCACATTGACTTAGCTTGGATAAACTTGTGCGGTTCAAACCCTGCACCGTATCAAGCATCTGTCCATACATCAGAATCAGAACCCCCAACAAAACACCAGTCATCACGGCGTCTCTGAGATAACGAACTACTCCCAAGTCCCTTAATCACGAACAACCCGGCCGCAGAATCGACGCCGGTGGCGAGGGGATTCCGGAACCGGCAACACATTGGGCAGGAGCGCACCGGCAAAACCTGTGCCCTAGACTCACAAACCCTAGACGAATCTGAGCTCCTGGCCGCGCAAGACGACGGGCGCTACAGAGAGGGGATTCTGAAAGGTTTGGAGAACTTACAGGAAGgaagaggaggtggtggtggtggtggcggcggcgttcCGGACGGACCAGCGAGGGCTCGGCCCAAGAAGAGCCGAGGCCGAGCAAGACGCAGCAGATCTGGGCGACGCCACGGGGTGGCGGAGGTGTTGCGGGAGACGCTTTAATGGGCTCACGGGTCGCAGCCCATCGCATCTAGGGTTCCAACTTCCAACTTTTTTTTTTTAAGTTTCGGGCGCCGTGACGCACCGGCCTGACCGTGGGCTCCTGGGATTGGGTGGAATCTCTTTTCTTCTCTTTCTCGGAAAAAAAGAAACTGTTTTTGTACCTCTAAAAAAACTGTTTTCGTCTCAGAATGtatcttcataaattctttctaTTCATTATAAAAACTCTTTGTCTTCTTAAAGAGTTTTTCGTTTGTGAAACTTTGTGTAGATTTAGATACAACACGTATCTACAATGGTGCAAATTTTAATCCTAGATTTCAGACAAATCTCGAGAAAAAGAAACAAGACAAACCACAAAGTTTTGTGTAAAATGGCCACAGATCTGGCCGTTAATGTAGAGGGGGCCCTGAATTTCACCTATTTTCCTTTATCTTTTGGCAATTTCATTTTCTTCGATTGGATCAGAACTTTCATAGTTTGATGCTTGATGTCAATACTGTAAtctttttttctataaacttgtaAATAGAATAATTTGTTTTTTTCGGAAAAACTTGCAATCTATTCATCATCTTGCCATGCCAATATAGAGAACACTTGAAGTAGCAAAAATTACAAATAAGTTCAtgaaccacctagcgacgactacgagCACCAAAGCGAGTCAAAGGCGCGCCATCATAATGTTCTCATAGGACCACTGCACCAGAACAACACCCGTCGCTCATCAAGAGAAGGGTAGACCGAAAGGATCTAGACACAATACCAAAGTCTGAATCCAAAATCCATCGAAGGCCAGCACCAACTGAATCACGCGAGATACACAAAGATACACCTTCATACACCTCAAATGATGGTAGACGCATCATTGAAACGAGGATCAACATGAAAGACATTATTCTTAGGACATCAACGTCGTCACACAGCCCAATCGAGACGTTAAACCAAACAAAAGAATAAGGGCCCGGAGCGAGTCATATTGCCTTGTAGATATAGTTAGCAATTTTTCCGATGTCAACTAATTACAGTCAGCATTACGGACCAACGTCTTAAAGaagggtcccgataactgccacgcgtgtggtgtatcgggtagttgtgccacacgcctcgtgtggcatggacagcaaccagcccacacacctacgtgtgggcaaaacaactaatgcTCACACATGTCTTTTTTTCCCTCCCAAACCCTCTCACACGCGTAcgtgtgggcgaagttgataacgccAACACacccgtatgtcaggcctcgtaccctCCTGGTCTCGCACGCCACGCGTGACGCCCACCGCGCgactgcagttgccatggtccagaccctcgtccatgttcgtttaactgcagttgccatgtcgctgaactacggttgccatgtcggacaactgcagttgccatggttgctcaactgcagttgccatgtatggtctggtctaatgtagttgccatgatttcataactttaggagttgccacatactaacactaggcagttgagagagttgccatgtgctcacaagcatgctagggcagttgccatgtaaaaaggaagagttgccatctgcttacgtttagggcagttgccatgtacgtgcacgttggggcagttgacatgtaccatgcaaaaacacatggcaactcggtaaaagagagttgccatctgcttacgtgcacactaggcagttgccatgtaccctgcaaaaacacatgacaactcgggtaaaaaaaagagttgccacctgcttataaagcacactaggggcACTTGCCATGTGCGCTgcgaaaacacatggcaactagcagcttgggtgtgggagaggagacggcgtgtgggcgagatggcaaatgcccacacactagcctTTGTGAGTGCGTGCAAAGTGGCGTGTGGCGCGaactgctgaacgcccacacaccagcccctccgtgtggtaaaacggatgtgtgggcgacctctctcacacaccacacacgcgagttgtcctacgtggcatacaaaatcagctaattcgtgccaagattcgtgcagaagtTACTGAACGGTGATGGAGACGTGTGGGTGAGTTggctaatgcccacacgtgtgggcattaacATTTCCGTTAAAGAAACGAGAATTATACGGCAACTAAACGTGAGCtactttgttttctttttctacaTTCTATATACGTCAAGATGAGCTGCTCGACTCCGGTGAGGCAGGgacgatgaggacggcgcgccttcggctcgctttaaTGCTTTTAATCGTTGTTAGATGATCTATAAATCTGGatgtatttttatttttaatattcTTTGTACTATCTTGACGTTTGATGAATAAATTGAAAGTTTTTTTAAAATAAGGCTGTCAGTTTCAAAAAAGAAAGATGAGCTGCCAACTCATCTGCTACACAAATGAAGAAACGCTACAAAGGTGATAAAGCACTTCAATTTTATTttaataatattcttctacattttcttaactgtgattGTATACTCTGTGAAATTATGGGCACTCATTTTCTCGTACTTATTAGGTTTAGCGTCTTGGTTGAGACTTCATGTCGGCGACGATGTCCCTCACTAGGAATAATGTCTCTCACGTTTCATCCTTGTCCCAACGTTTCGTTAGCGTCATCGGAGTGCATATGGAGGTGTGTCTCAATCGGATCTCGTGGGATTCGGTCAGTGTTGGTCTTCGGTGGATAtgtttggatccggtcttcgttcgtcttCGTTTGTGTGTTTATAGGTTTGATCCTTCGAATCTACAAGTTTCTTCATCGGTGATGATTACTGCTCTTGTGTGCTGGTCCCATAATGACTTAGCACGACGATttcccgactatctactacaataaggtttgtcCGGCTTCGATGAGGAAGGAGCTATGAGAGCGACGCGTCTTCGGCTCACTTCAGCGCTTGTAGTCGTCACTAGATGGTCTACGGATTTGGATGTATTTTTATTTTTGGTATTCTTTGTACTACtttgacagttgatgaataaatTAAATATTTTTCTCGAAAAAAACAAAGATAAGCTGCATTGctcaccaaaaaaaagaaaaaagaggagctGCCAGCTCATCTGCTACACAAATAAAGAAACGCTACAAAGGTGTCGAGATAAAGCACTTAAATTTTATTTTAATAATCTTCTACTACATTTCTTAATTGTGATTGTATACTCTGTGAAATTATGGACACTCATTTTCTCGTACTTATTAGGTTCAGCGTCTTAGTTGAGTCTTCATGTCGGCGATGATGTCCCTCAGTAGAAATAATGTCTCTCACGTTCCATCCATGTCCCAATGTTGCGTCTAGCGTCATCGGAGTGCATATGAAGGTGTGTCTCAATCAGCTCTTGCGGGATTCGATCAGTGCTGGTCTTCGGTGGATATGTTTGGATTCGGTCTTTGTTTGGGTGTTTATAGGTTTGATCATTCTAATCTACAACTTTCTTCATCGGCGATAATTACCGCTCTGCTGCACTAGTCCCATGAtgacttagcacgacgacttcctgactgtTTATTATAATAAGGTTTGTTCGGCTCCAGTAAAGGGGTGGGGGTGGGCGAGGGCGGCGCGCTTTTGGCTTGATCCATTGCTTGTAGTCGAAggtggttgtaatttttattacatcTGATATTCTTTGTACTACAATATAATTGAAAATGAATAAATCAAAAATTAAAGTAATATTTTAATAATATTATACGTTTTGTTAGCTATGATGTTACACTCTTTACAATTAAGGAAACATCATCCAACAGGCTGCTGATTTCTAGGCCTTTTTCATTATTTTGACTTTTTCAGAAAACTTTCacacaaaataaattccacgtaaaACTATTTCATATCTGATCTTTCTAATAATGTCATAAGCCGCGGCATTTTTTCTCTATTTAAAAACGCCAAGCTAGCTAGCGTTGCTGCACTTCATAAATAAATGACAATATACACAAGCTAGTAGAAACGCCAAACCCCTTGGCATTTCATGCTTGGGCAGCAACGCCACGCATCCTTGGCGTTTCCAGCAACGCAACATATTTTGGCGTTCTGCTCTGTCATGTAGTGTCTCGACCAGACCAGCAATGCTAGCTAGCTCGGTGTTTCTAAATAAAGAAAAAACGTGATGGTTTGTGACGTTATCAAAAGGGTCAGATTGTGAAATAGTTTTGTGCGGAGTTTATTTTGTGTGAGAGTTTTCTAAAAGGATCAAAATAGTGAAAAGAGCCCTGATTTCTACTCCCTTCATTTTAAAATATAGTGCATCCGTGCTTATCGAGATCCAACTTTCATCATAAATTGAACCAACGataccgactgcggcgggagaaagAAAATTACATAATTGAAAACTTATTTTAAATACAAATTCACTGTATAATTTTTGCTTCCGTCGTAGTCggttttgttggttaaatttatggtcaaaattgaaGTACGGGAATAAAAAAACGCTATATTTTGAAACGAGGGAGTAGCCGGTTTCGTTGTGTTGACTGTTGACTGATTTTTCTGTATAGATTTATAGTGACCCGCACCGCGCCACCGCGACACTGTTTGGTTTTTGTTGACTGTgtgtgtagagagagagagagggagcgagaTCGAGATCCATGGCGGAGGGGGTGCTTGCTTCCAGCATCGTGAAGGCGGTGCTAGCGAAGTTCGGGTCCTCGGTTTGGGGAGAGCTCGCGCTCCTGAGGAGCTTCAGGACTGACctgaaggccatggaggaggagttCGCCACCATCCGGAGCGTGCTCGCGGACGCCGAGGTGCGCGGTGGCAGCGGCGACAGCGCCGGCCGCGACTGGCTGCGCAGGCTCAAGAACCTCGCCCACGACATCGACGACTTCCTCGACCCCTGCTGCACCGACctgcgcgccgcccgccgccgtcggaGCCGGGGCAGCCCGGCGTGCGGCTCCACGGCCACCTGCATCGTCAGCTCCGTCGTCATGGCGCACAGGCTGAGGTCCCTGAGGCGCAAGCTGGACGCCGTCGCCGCGGGGAGGGACAGGCTGCGCTTGAATCCCAACGTTTCTCCGCCGGCGCACCCCGTTGCTCCCCCGAAGCGTGAGACCATCTCAAAGGTCGACGAGGCCAAGACGGTGGGGAGGGCCGCCGACAAAGAGAAGCTCATGAAGCTGGTCCTCGACGCGGCGAGCGAGGAGGACGTGTCCGTGATCCCCATCGTCGGCTTCGGCGGCCTCGGCAAGACGACGCTGGCGCAGCTGGTGTTCAACGACCGGAGGGCCAACGACGAGGTGTTCGACCTCCGGATCTGGGTCTCCATGTCCGTGGACTTGAGCCTCAGAAGGCTCATCCAGCCGATTGTGAGCGCGACCAAGCCGAAGCGCGATCTGACCAGCCTGGAGGCCATCGCAAACTTCTTGTCCGAGACCTTCACGGGGAAGAAGTACCTGCTGGTTCTCGATGATGTGTGGagcgagagccaggaggagtggGAGCGGCTGAAGCTTCTCCTCAAGGATGGCAAGCGAGGCAGCAAGATCATGGTGACCACACGGAGCCGCAAGGTCGGCATGATGGTGCGCACCGTGCCGCCATTCGTTCTCGAAGGCCTCTCTGATGATGATTGTTGGGAGCTGTTCAAGGGAAAGGCTTTTGAGGAAGGGGAGGAGCATATGCATCCCAAGCTAGTCAAGTTAGGGAAGGGGATTGTCCAGAAATGCGGCGGCGTGCCGTTGGCCGCCAAGGCTCTTGGGAGCATGCTGCGGTTCAAGAGGAACGAGGAATCATGGATTGCTGTCAAGGACAGTGAGATATGGCAGCTGGATAAGGAGGACACAATTTTGCCGTCTCTCAAGCTCACCTATGACCAAATGCCACCTGGTCTGAAGCAGTGCTTTGCATATTGTGCATCATTTCCTAGAAACTATGAGATTGACAGGGACAAGCTTATTCAGCGATGGATTGCTCTTGGTTTCATTGAACCCACAAAGTATGGCTGCCAATCGGTTTTCGATCAAGCCAACGACTATTTCGAGCACCTGCTGTGGATGTCTTTCCTTCAAGAAGTAGTGGAGCACGATCTGTCAAAGAAAGAACTAGAGGAAGATCGCAATGTCAAGTACAAGATTCATGACTTGGTGCATGACCTTGCTCAGTCTGTTGCCGGGGATGAAGTCCAGATCATCAACTCTAAGAATGCCAATGCCAATGGGCGCGCCGAAGCATGCTGCCACTATGCCTCATTGGCTGATGACATGGGGGCCTCTCAAGTTCACCGGAGCACGCTCCGTAAAGTCCGCGCATTGCATTCCTGGGGTTATGCTCTTGATGTCCAGTTGTTTCTTCACTCCAGGTGCCTCAGAGTAGTAGATTTGCGAGGCAGCCAAATTATGGAGCCTCCCAAGTCAGTTGGCAGATTGAAACACTTGAGGTACTTGGACGTCTCTTCATCCCCTATCACAAGTCTGCCCAATTGCATCAGTGACCTCCACAACCTACAAACACTTCATTTGGCCAGTTGTGGCAATCTATATGTGCTTCCCATGTCAATATGCAGTCTTGAGAATCTGGAAACCCTGAATCTTTCCTCTTGCCACTTTCAGACCTTGCCAGATTCCATAGGGCATCTTCAAAACCTGCAAAATCTTAACATGTCATTTTGCAGTTTCCTCTGTACATTACCCAGCTCCATCGGTGAACTCCAAAGTTTGCGAGACTTGAATTTGAAAGGGTGCGTCAATCTTAAGATTCTGCCTGACACTATGTGCAGACTGCAAAACTTGCATTTCTTGAACCTCTCACAGTGTGGAATTCTCCGAGCACTGCCCAAAAATATTGGGAATCTCTCAAATTTGCTGCACCTGAATTTATCGCAATGCAGTGATCT
This window contains:
- the LOC123132220 gene encoding zinc finger BED domain-containing protein RICESLEEPER 2, giving the protein MGEPKSNDTAMVHDEEMIVRNKMISSSEMVHCSVMLHGDNMVQESEIVHGDEMVINGNEMVHGSEMIHSNEMMIHGNEMVQVNDMIHSNEMAQVNNMVNGDEMAHGNPLVSADVSPPTSSRRRKKKSPVWEHFTIQHVPGDKRCRIACCNLCKGTFAYSSGAKIAGTSHLKRHIIQGSCPVIKNQERELALPLAEVADNDGEGTIERPSKRRYRRNGSANATFDQERSSLYLAKLIILHDYPLHIVQQPAFSALIGSLQPCFKLSDVDAMEGEVYAVYLKEKHNLLQALSTMPGRMSLTVGLWITSQTLGYVSIAGQFIDMEWRVHRRVLNFTMVASPHSQDALAEAISRSLFDWGMREKLFAITLDNDCPSHDIYSANLRDHLSNTNGVMLKGQLFVVRCYAHILNAAAQDVIASVHGVISGIRESIKFIKASDSHDEKFAEIALQLEIPGTKTLCLDVTTQWDTTYLMLLAALDYRQAFTILETCDDNYNEAPSAEDWKKVEAASNCLKLLYDSAHSVMAVANPTSDIFFHEAWKLQLELANAAAHEDPVVGSIARDVHESFDKYWKDCNLVLAVAVVMDPRFKMKLVEFSYSKIYGVEAAKYVKAVNDSVHELYKEYVAQPPVYVEQSASGNNTQTTPASTGDGLVDFDMYLSEIATTQPSKSELEQYLEESLTPRSTQEFDILNWWKLNTLRFPTLSKMARDVLAIPVSTVSTVSSIFSAVTGSRMLDDYRSSLRPEIVEALVCAKDWLLHSPPASQTHSCAMQ